TGAGTATCCTGACGATACCTTGGAACTGGGTATTTGCCCGCCGGGTTGGCACGTCCCCAATATGAGCGAGTTCAATGAACTGAAATCTGCGCTGAAAGAATCTTGCGATACGGCTGGAAAATGCCTGAAGGAAAAGCAGGGCTGGGAACCGGGGGCGTTCTGGACTTCGACGCCTTCTCGCGGGGTTAGCCTCACGACACCGACCGGTGGAACGCGAATCGAAAGCAACGACTACAATGCGGTCTCGTTTGTCCTGTATGCGGAAAAGCCTGCTGGTGGCAGCGATTACCTGTATCCGGTGTTTGCGGGGCGCTCCAGTTTGCTCTATCTGCATTGTGTGCAGGGAAGTGTCGATTCCGTGGCGGAGTTTGAAGCTTATCAAAAGTCGAAGGAAAGCGTGCTGAAGGCCAGGGCTGAAGCTGAAGCCGCCGAGGCGGCCAGGCAGAAAAAGTTGAAGGATGGTGCCAAGGCCTATTTCAATCCGGATTTGCACTACAAGAATTTCGTGGATGCCCGCGACGGTAATGAATACGGGACGATCGTTATCGGACAGCACCGCTGGATGGCCGAGAACCTGCGTTATAATCCGCCTGCCCGCGAAGACGAGAATGTTTCGGTGTGGGTTTATACGAGCGATCGCACCTTTGAAGATTCTCTTCGCGCCGTCGTTATTGGAAGGGCCTACAGCCTGGATCAAATCTCTCCCGATAGCGGTGCCGCCAATCCTTGCCCGTCCGGTTGGCACATTCCCTCGATTACGGAGTGGAATGACCTGTTGAAGGAAACGGAAGCTCCTGGCGACTTGTTGGCGACGAACGGCTTGTGGGAACGCGCCGGCGCGACAAACCGTCTGGGATTCTCTGCAATCGGCACACGATACGACGAAGTGAGTGTGTTTAACGAAACCTGGTTCTGGACGAAGGAAGAAACCAAGTTCGGTTACAGCTGGTTTAGCAACAATTTCCAGGAGGACGATACTGAATATGCCGCCTATATCCGCTGTATCGAGGACTAGCGAACTCCTTTAGCATTTTTTGCGAATGTAATCCCTGCCGTCGGCGGGGATTTCTTTTTTTGTATGGACGATTTGTTTTATACCGCACCTATTTTGTTTTATAGAATCGAAATTTCTTCAATATGAAAATAAATATGGCGAAATTTTCAAAATTTCGCAATTTCTGTTTTTTAGAAAATGTTGCATGGAATGCTTCAAAAATCTATCTTATAGTCATCATGAAATCGGTTGTTGAATACAAGGATTACCGCGAGTACGTACTCGATTACTACCGCGAACGCAAGCGGACCTCGGCGTTTACATGGCGCGAGTTCGCGAAGATTGCGGGTTTCGCATCGGGGTCGTACCTCAAGCTGGTTTGCGACGGCAAGACGCGTCTTCGGGAAGAAGGAGCGAAGAAAACGGCGCTTGCAATGGGGTTGCTCGGCTTCGAGTATGACTACTTTATTTTGATGGTGCGTTACGAAGGCGCGAAGACGGACCGTGAAAAGAAGAAGATTTTTGAAGAAATGCAGGCGCTGAGCGACGCACACCATGTGAAGATTCTCGGAAGCGATCTGTATACATTCTACGAAACATGGAAACATTCCGTGGTGCGTGAACTGGCGGTTGCGATGCCGGGAGCAAAACCGCACGAGATTGCGAAGGCCTGCAGGCCCGCGATTTCTGCGGCCGACGTGAGCGCGAGCCTGAGCTTCCTTATGAAGGCGGGGCTCCTTACGCGCGACATCAAGGGCAATTACCACCAGACGAACCGTTCGCTTACAACGGGGCGCCTGAACGTGGTTGCCGTTGCGGTGCATTCGCTGCTCCGCCAGATGGGCGAGTTCGCGCTGGAGGCTTTGGACAAGTTGCCCATTTCGGAGCGCCACTTCAGTGGAATCACCATGGGCGTGACGAAAGAAAGCTACAAGAAGGTCGTGGAGGAATTTGCGCGGTGCCGCAAGCGCATCGTGTCGATTGTTGCGGACGACAAAAAGATTGAAAAAGTTTGCCGCTTGAATATGCAGCTTTTCCCGCTCACTGAAAATTTAAATTGTGACCCGACTGATTTGGGTAAAGGAGTATAAGATGATTTACTTTTTTAAACGAAAAAAAGACACTG
The sequence above is drawn from the Fibrobacter sp. UWH4 genome and encodes:
- a CDS encoding FISUMP domain-containing protein translates to MKKFLFALPLAIGLCLSACSESSSTASEESGGGSGGSSVNGGKLVAGASTIVDPRDEQVYTVKKIGDLTWFVEPLRFADSVTYSSMAGYTECDVDSVSGKVLGCGYSWKAALEGREYPDDTLELGICPPGWHVPNMSEFNELKSALKESCDTAGKCLKEKQGWEPGAFWTSTPSRGVSLTTPTGGTRIESNDYNAVSFVLYAEKPAGGSDYLYPVFAGRSSLLYLHCVQGSVDSVAEFEAYQKSKESVLKARAEAEAAEAARQKKLKDGAKAYFNPDLHYKNFVDARDGNEYGTIVIGQHRWMAENLRYNPPAREDENVSVWVYTSDRTFEDSLRAVVIGRAYSLDQISPDSGAANPCPSGWHIPSITEWNDLLKETEAPGDLLATNGLWERAGATNRLGFSAIGTRYDEVSVFNETWFWTKEETKFGYSWFSNNFQEDDTEYAAYIRCIED
- a CDS encoding TIGR02147 family protein — encoded protein: MMKSVVEYKDYREYVLDYYRERKRTSAFTWREFAKIAGFASGSYLKLVCDGKTRLREEGAKKTALAMGLLGFEYDYFILMVRYEGAKTDREKKKIFEEMQALSDAHHVKILGSDLYTFYETWKHSVVRELAVAMPGAKPHEIAKACRPAISAADVSASLSFLMKAGLLTRDIKGNYHQTNRSLTTGRLNVVAVAVHSLLRQMGEFALEALDKLPISERHFSGITMGVTKESYKKVVEEFARCRKRIVSIVADDKKIEKVCRLNMQLFPLTENLNCDPTDLGKGV